A stretch of DNA from Pseudomonadota bacterium:
GAGCGCGTCCCCAACCGTGGCTCCCGGCCCGCCATCCTGCTGCGCGAAGGCTGGCGCGAGGGCGGCAAGGTGCGCAAACGCACGATCGCCAACCTCTCCGATTGGCCCGCCGAACAGGTCGAGGCCCTGCGCGCCGTGCTCAAGGGCGGCCGCGCTGCGGCGCCGCTCACCGAAGCCTTCGACATCGTTAGGTCGCGACCGCACGGACACGTCGCGGCGGTGCTGGGCACGATGCGACAGCTGCGCTTCGATGCGCTGCTGGGACTCGAGGACCCGAAGAGCCTCAAGCTGTGTGAGGCGATGATCGCAGCACGCGTGCTTTTCCCAGGCTCCAAGCTCGCCACCGCACGCGGGCTTGGCGCCGAGACACTGCGCAGCACCTTGGGCGAGCAGCTCGACGTCGAGCAGGCCGACGAGGATGACCTGTACGCGGCCATGGATGCCCTGCTGGAGCGTCAGGAACCGATCGAGCAAGAGCTGGCTCGGCGCCACCTCGGCGAAGGCGCGCAGGTGCTGTACGACCTGACCTCGGCGCACTTCGAGGGCCGCTGCTGTCCGCTGGCCAAGCTCGGCTATTCGCGCGACGGCCACAAGGGCAAACCGCAGATCGAGGTCGGGCTGTTGGGCAACGCACAAGGCTGCCCGGTGGCGGTCGAAGTCTTCGAGGGCAACGTCGGCGACCCTAGGACGCTCGGCCCGCAGATCCGCAAGCTCCGCGAGCGCTTTGCTCTGTCGAGCGTGGTGCTTGTAGGCGACCGCGGCATGCTCACCGAGGCCCGCATCCGCGAGGAGCTGCGCGACGTCGAAGGGCTCGACTGGATCAGCGCATTGCGCGCACCGGCCATCCAGGCGCTCGTGCAGGCCGGCAGCCTGCAGTTGTCCCTGTTCGACGAACGGGACCTGGGAGAAGTGCACGACCCGCGCTACCCCGAAGAGCGTTTGATTGTTTGCAGAAACCCGCTGCTTGCCACCGAGCGCGCCCGCAAGCGTCAGGAGCTGCTCGCGGCCACCGAGCGCGAGCTCGACAAGGTGGTGCGAGCTACCGCCCGCAAGAAAAACCCGCTGCGCGGAAAGGACAAGATCGGCTTGCGCGTCGGCAAGTTGCTCGGTCGCTTCAAAGTGGGTAAACACTTCGTCCTGTCGGTCACGGCCGAGAGCTTCCGCTACACGCGTGATGAAGCCCGCATCGCCGAGGAAGCCGCCCTCGATGGCATCTACGTCTTGCGCACCAGCGTCGCTACAGACCGGCTCTCGGCCCCCGAGGTCGTCCGCTCGTACAAGCAACTGGCCAGCGTAGAGCGCGCTTTTCGCAGCCTCAAGACCGTCGACCTCAAGCTGCGACCCATCTACCACCACAAAGAAAACCGGGTGCGCGCCCACGTGCTGCTGTGCATGCTCGCCTACTACCTCGAGTGGCACATGCGACAGGCCCTCGCCCCTATCCTCTTCGACGACGACGACAAGGCCCACGCCGAGCGCACTTCGCCCGTCGCGCCCGCCGTCCGCTCCGCACGAGCCCAGCGCAAGGCCGAGCGCAAGCGCACCGACGAAGGGGCAACGGTACACAGCTTCCAGTCCCTGCTCGCCGACCTGGCCACCCTCACCAAAAACCGCATCCAACCCCGCATCAAAAACGCCGAGTCCTTCGACCAAACCACGCTGCCCACCAACCTGCAGCGCC
This window harbors:
- a CDS encoding IS1634 family transposase — protein: MYVERVPNRGSRPAILLREGWREGGKVRKRTIANLSDWPAEQVEALRAVLKGGRAAAPLTEAFDIVRSRPHGHVAAVLGTMRQLRFDALLGLEDPKSLKLCEAMIAARVLFPGSKLATARGLGAETLRSTLGEQLDVEQADEDDLYAAMDALLERQEPIEQELARRHLGEGAQVLYDLTSAHFEGRCCPLAKLGYSRDGHKGKPQIEVGLLGNAQGCPVAVEVFEGNVGDPRTLGPQIRKLRERFALSSVVLVGDRGMLTEARIREELRDVEGLDWISALRAPAIQALVQAGSLQLSLFDERDLGEVHDPRYPEERLIVCRNPLLATERARKRQELLAATERELDKVVRATARKKNPLRGKDKIGLRVGKLLGRFKVGKHFVLSVTAESFRYTRDEARIAEEAALDGIYVLRTSVATDRLSAPEVVRSYKQLASVERAFRSLKTVDLKLRPIYHHKENRVRAHVLLCMLAYYLEWHMRQALAPILFDDDDKAHAERTSPVAPAVRSARAQRKAERKRTDEGATVHSFQSLLADLATLTKNRIQPRIKNAESFDQTTLPTNLQRRALDLLGVTP